TGGAATCCTACTTTGTTTAAATCTTAATCGGAGTATGCAACATTTCGTTATGAGTTAATCCGTTCGCTCTTTCTGCATTTTTCTTCATGGAATTAATGCGAGCACTTGAATTCGTTTGATGTAGGCAATGTCATCTCTCTGTTGCTGTTCCTGTCTCCAGCgtaatactctctctctctctctgtaaTTAATTTAACCGAGTCAGAAATTGGAAGGAACTAGATCAGATTGTGATACAGATTAAGATGTCGTTCAATTAAgcttagcaattaaatgattgGCTTGAACAATCTCTCAAGGAAGATGCAGGGAAATGAAATATCTCTTTTTATTCCAATAATCAGCTAATCTCACTTCATCACTCGGTTTTGACAATTTGATGACATTCACAACAGGCCAACGTGTCTGCGAATATGGAGGAACAGAACCACGGAGGAGTTCCACCCGTATCTGTTCCTCGCCTCGGTGCTGAACTGCATGTTCTGGGTATTCTATGGTTTACCAGTGGTTCATCCTGACAGCATTCTTGTAATCTCAATCAATTCTGCTGGCCTTATACTAGAGCTCATTTACCTCATCATTTTCTTCTGCTACACCACCAATGGGAATAGGGTAAGTAGCTATGATTGGCCATTTTGATGTTTATGTAAGTTTTGCCGAAACTAAATGGTGCTAATTGTTATCTGCATCAGGCTATCATATTTGGTATCCTTATTGTAGAACTCATCCTTCTCGGTATTGTTGCTGTCATCACACTCCTCTGCTTTCACTCACACGCCTCTCGCTCCATGTTTGTGGGGATTATCTGTGTCGTGTGCGGGATCATCATGTACGCCTCTCCTCTCTCCGTCATTGTAAGCTTCTATATCTCTTTATGCTACGACTATAAGTTATATATTCCTTGGCCCATCAAAATTGACCAACTCATCAACAGGGACAAGTTATAAAGTCACAAGATGCTGAGTTCATGCCATTTTGGGTCTGCCTTGCTGGTTTTTCAAACGGGATCGTTTGGTTCATCTATGCCTTCCTCAAGTCTTTCGACCCTTACATCGCTGTGAGCTCATTCTACAACAATATGAATCATCCCACTGTGCAAATTATGGATTGATCTTATAGTATTTGACTATATTTTGGTGTAGGTTGGAAATGGACTTGGAGCAGCTTTTGGTTTGTTTCAGCTGTCTGTGTATGCTTATTACACTTACATGGGTAAGAGAAGTGTTTCAGTTGAGAGTGAAGTCAAGCATTGTGAGATTGTATGATTGTTTTGAGAGGAGAGTTATTCAACTTTGGATACTTGCAAATTCTTCCAGCTCATGATTTTTTTGCTCAGACtatgttttttaaatgattCAACTAACTATTCCTGATTGCTCTCAGCCTCTCACCTAAATATGAgttcatatatatagagagattGCTATTTTGCGTAATTTCTGAGTTTTTTTGCTCTGATTAGGTTTCTAAATAgggtatatttttatatgtacaTAACTTCTTGAAGTGGAAAATGTGTTCGGATTAGTAAGGTCATTAGAAGCATAAATTTGGGCACCTAATTAGTTATGGTAAGGTAATTAGAAGCATAAATTTGGGCACGTAATTAGTTATGGACACTGTTAGGTTCCAGCTCCAAATTATGATCACCACACGTGATTGTAGTTCCCCAAAAAGTTGGCTCtcttaagaaaaaatgaaaagattatTAGGATTCGTCTAGTACGACCgattagaaataatatatatcaTGAGTTAACCAGTTATATTATGAGTGATAtgtttgataatttaattgaactttaaaattatctttaatttatttttagtgcaAAAGATAGAATATTGTGGTATTTTTTTGTATAGACTAAAATAACCTTAATAATAtgtataaacaaattaaaagggGAACTATGGGGGACAACTTAGTAATTTCCACTATCTTGTTCAATTTGTAATGCGGTTAGTGTAACccattaaaattatactagaataattttttaggtTAAAAGGCTAATAAGTAGTTAAGTACTAATAGACACGTCACACAATTAAAGCTGGATAAAAGGTTATAACTTGCTTTAAAATAGTTACTGTACCAAATAACCTTATTATAATTGgagaaaatatacaaaattgtCATCTTTTTAACACTTTCCTAGAAGTATCCCAATATTTAACCATAATTTTTTGGTACGCAATATTTGAACAACGTACAAAAGTGtctattgttaagttttgggGCTTCATTATTTATAGCTTATAAGTAGGCTCGTATTTGAGATTATATACTccccatccgtcccacaaaagatatcacactttccttcttagtttgtcccacaaaaaatatcacatttctctttttggaaaaagttctctctcacatgaatataaaaattatattttatctccccatttaacacacaaaacaaaacttcctaaaatctcgtgtcattccacaagtgtgacatcttttgtgggacggagggagtacaatatatGATGTAGtacatttgttttattttaatactaaaaattatttctaaactagaataaattttattattatagtatctaagaattatcattttaaataatttaaaaaattcaagtaATTATTTATCGTACCCCGATTTGAAATTCCTGGATTCCCCATTGGAAAAGAGGAATATAGTacattagtactatataatatgtTTGATTGTAATCACTATGTTATATATTTCATGTTTCTTTTTAAACAGTGATTTAAGTAATATTTGTACATGGCAAGACTTGGGGAAgggaataaaattaattacatttaatacAAGATCAATCTATTTCCGGACTTAGTGTGGTGGGGATTCAGATTTGTTTCCTTttctaacaaaaataatgtactccctccgtcccacaatatgagtcacatttagtgtgacacggattttaagaaatataaagaatagtggattgaaaaagtttgttaaatatttggcctatttttttaatatattggttttataataaaatgttactgaagtgagttagtgaaatgtacgacgtacttaccatttatggtaaaagtgaaatgtaacTCTTATTGTAGAACataccaaaatagcaaaatgtaACTTTTATCGTGAGAcagagaaattattttttttataaaaaaatttcatctctttGATATTACTTGCATATTATTCACTATCCTAcaaaatatgaagattttCATATTGAATAACTAAGCCCCGAGTTAGAAAAACAATCTTTGACCAACCTAACATGTTCACTTGAACTCAAACACAGAATTTAGTGATCAacatttcaatttcatctatCCAAAGTAATCCTAAgttttatgcattttataaTCACATGGCCAAATTGATCCGTCAATTGCACCGTGTATTATATCAAATGAGTACATACGCTTGTATATTTacctaaataattatagtcTGAATAAGTACTCTAATGATACACACATTGCTTGATATAATTGAATAGCATAGTTAGATAAAAAAACAACCATGTGTTTGTTGCATGCTTCAATGCATGTGTTGTATTTAATATGCATAAGCTATGTTGTTCAAGTCGTTTTCGATATTATCCATAAGCGTCTATaggtatatttaatttatgaataagACACCACGCAATTGAGAAACTAGCAAATATAGCTACTATAGCTAGTGTTTAGCTTTCACtatcaaatctttaaattatcTTAGGTTGTGATATATATACAAGCCTATAATGTGCTCATCAACTTGATCGTTTACATATGATACAATGATCGATTTGGTGAATATATAGCATCCACATCCATGTTCTTCCGCAAAAGTATGGATGTGAGCCCGGatccacttttatttatttttaattctctgCTCTTCCGCAAAAGCACAACACTCACATCCATATATGCTCCTTCACAAGAGTATGCTCTTACACTattcaagggtcccaccatcctattattcaatttaaatacttcaattactaaaaacatttccataatattaaaatgcattcaAAATAcccgaaatactattacaaattactaaaaaattaaaaattgcataatgaataaaattctaaaaataaaaaattacataattaaattcataaaattaaaaaaacccaCTACTCGTTGCCGAATTTAAAGAGTGTTTGagtgagagaggaagatgaAGGTAAgttgtatgaaaaaatatgagagaagtATGAGtaagagataatttgatgtataaaATGAACGATGAATGtgggtatttatagattattttaggattaaaaaattgaaaaaaataaaaaaaaaatttgaaaaaatggttgaaaaatggctatatttttgggaatccgttttttttattatttttgactttttatgaattaaaaaaaattaacggaaTAAAAACGAGCCCAATCGCGAATGAAGAGATTGGGCGTCACAGCCCAACCAGAAGACGCCACGTCGCctgctcttccgcaagagcACGTTCGTGCCGTCAGCAAGAGCGTTGCAGCGAGCACCACTACGAATGCTCTTAGATTAGTTAAAGTTTTTACTCCACAGTTGCCGATTCGCTAAAATAGTTCGGTTTTCCGTTAGATTTTTTGACCAAAACGAAccgaaatattaaaattttgtgaaaatgaaaaCCGAACAGAACTAGACTAACTGGTAAAGCgaacaataaaaatcaatccGTAAAATCGAAATTTCATGAAGATAtccaaaaaaatcagaaaagtCGAAATCGCAcgttatataaaaaaaataaaaaatacaaagccaaaattcccaaaattaGTTTTCCAgaattaacacaaaaattatattattccaaTTAACATATCTAAACAATTACAGTctttataaaatctaaatattagtattacatttattaatattaatctaaCACAAATAGATTTTGTTATTagattatatagtagtactatataatattaaaagaaaattcggttttccaatttttttagatTCGAACCataccgaaaaaataaattacccaaaaatttaaattgaactGAACcgaatcataaaaaaaaatcgaaccaaattttaaatttcaatttagttCAGATTGGATATTTGATTTCAATTATAGAAATTCATGAGTTCTTCAAATCAATAGGCGATTGGTGGAATGGTCCAAATATTTGTTAGAATTCCTATAATATTATACGTTCATTTGTTAAAAACACTTTCAATTTCCGAACTTAGTGTGGTGATTTGAttctaatttgttttccttttcaaacaaaaacactgtctctttttctataaaaaaaaatctcaatctcTTCGATATTACTTGCATATTATTCGCCACCctacaaaatataaagattttCATAATGAATAACTAAGCCccaagtaagaaaaataatctttGACCAATCTAACATGTTCACTTGAACTCAACACACAGAATTTTTAGTGATCAacatttcaatttcatctatCCAATGTAACCCTAAgttttatgcattttattgTCACATGCCCAAATTGATCCGTCAATTGCACCGTATATTATATCAAATGAGTACATACGCTTGTATATTTACCTgaataattatagtatgaATAAGTACTCTAATGATACACGTATTGCTtgatataattgaataagcatAGTTAGATAGAAAAAACAACCATGTGTGCATGC
The nucleotide sequence above comes from Salvia hispanica cultivar TCC Black 2014 chromosome 5, UniMelb_Shisp_WGS_1.0, whole genome shotgun sequence. Encoded proteins:
- the LOC125186939 gene encoding bidirectional sugar transporter SWEET5-like yields the protein MYGQSLARFIIGIVGNVISLLLFLSPAPTCLRIWRNRTTEEFHPYLFLASVLNCMFWVFYGLPVVHPDSILVISINSAGLILELIYLIIFFCYTTNGNRAIIFGILIVELILLGIVAVITLLCFHSHASRSMFVGIICVVCGIIMYASPLSVIGQVIKSQDAEFMPFWVCLAGFSNGIVWFIYAFLKSFDPYIAVGNGLGAAFGLFQLSVYAYYTYMGKRSVSVESEVKHCEIV